One Nitrospirota bacterium DNA segment encodes these proteins:
- a CDS encoding CHASE2 domain-containing protein has translation MKLLNLKTKTGKTLYGVLFGFIIGAIAIFSGFLKIPNDIELYTLDLRYRLRPPVATSKDIGYIDFDDESLSLCGQWPWSRMREVALVNTLSFYGAKAIGFDVFFVEKENVRFLPEKIRDYTSAEITHGFKEFNTVVETSFKDYDKEFAESIRKAGIVYLAYFTKIYGKTAVTNDINKVLGQTKRLNSEMTDSEKASMGLLKKTFLPTSTAYNSSLLKDINITPPSPEFITASTGLGFAQPGFDEDSVVRNYPLLRYYDNSEIYPLVLSMLSNVLDFKLNEMRISQGESLTLKNAKKLNAQTRSDIEIPIDKHFQMLVNWAGKSNDTFLHVPFRHISYYYAVIRAKEEARKSNYELTAEGFKALKTTIKTAIDEESLVTGAESSQISEKTANAWFISKLIDSGVDDNVVFETMKLYDNNGSSLKKDLNEIRVAYNIEKVITQKPSITFEEFNKVYPQNTDAQLVFEIFRNIHSFAKKGRLRDIYPYYFPPLLQVKNNGVLSPFSPVDLNNKLFIAGLTGTGTIDLNPTPFEKSSPMVSYHLNAINTILTGNFLWHVPETYTYAITILLSIITGLLCSFLVLQMAFPASAVLALSYIIVTYRLWVTKGYWFNWVVPVGAIAITFLALALVRYVEAYFERKLMRLMFSKMVSPSILKTMENNPDKFALTGERKAVTTFFSLIQGMSDIVKDVSPDELPAILSIYLSPNSEIITSYDGYIDKYEGHVIMADFGVPLDDPQSAVKCAFATIEQNLDIEAFKRFVTMRYGRPVSVSMGFNFGYVSAGNMGSEGKFQYTVMGDSVNVSARFMAANFIYNARNALTGKDTVPEIKDYVHLRMLDKLLLKGKTKPTAIYEVLGWVTEAYRDFHKSKPVPQFVKYNWLKCSAEKFFCYRDVWKKRAKDTGFESAVEIFTFFDNTIPLVSELLITEWRIEFLGIVMAMRQLRHSMANVFGREFKPFLPKNDVLSDIVTELSSMKNLISESAHTIKHTDYTLNELSEESNNVLAKASLFQNRFLLKENPESEVIIGCINEMERYIQQVKGSSEAQIRKLNVSLLNYQAKFRTVVEQFYAKLQLKPEVYHEMAAHLGSPSDAVLKSKTHYEAGLQLYFQRKWDEALDMFKLSAAVLPGDPPAESLIKRIEFYKESPPPPSWQGEFIQTRK, from the coding sequence ATGAAATTACTCAATCTAAAGACAAAAACAGGAAAAACACTCTATGGAGTTCTGTTTGGTTTTATAATTGGTGCCATTGCGATCTTTTCAGGATTTTTAAAGATTCCGAATGACATAGAACTCTACACGCTTGACCTCAGATACCGGTTAAGGCCTCCTGTTGCAACATCTAAAGATATAGGCTATATAGATTTTGATGACGAATCACTGTCCTTATGCGGGCAGTGGCCGTGGTCCAGGATGCGCGAGGTAGCCCTTGTTAATACTTTGAGTTTTTATGGTGCTAAAGCCATCGGGTTTGATGTGTTTTTTGTTGAAAAGGAAAATGTACGTTTTTTACCTGAAAAAATCAGAGATTATACATCAGCAGAAATTACTCATGGCTTTAAGGAATTTAACACTGTGGTTGAAACCTCTTTTAAGGATTACGATAAGGAATTTGCAGAGTCAATCAGAAAAGCAGGGATTGTCTATCTTGCTTATTTCACCAAAATTTATGGCAAAACCGCTGTCACTAATGATATAAATAAAGTTCTTGGGCAAACTAAGCGCTTAAACTCTGAGATGACAGACTCAGAGAAGGCCTCAATGGGGTTATTAAAGAAAACGTTTTTGCCAACTTCTACTGCTTATAATAGCTCACTGCTTAAAGACATAAACATCACACCGCCATCTCCTGAATTTATCACAGCCTCCACTGGCCTTGGCTTTGCACAACCAGGATTTGATGAAGACTCAGTGGTCAGAAACTACCCACTACTTAGATACTATGATAACTCTGAGATTTATCCTCTGGTGCTTTCAATGCTCTCCAACGTCCTTGACTTTAAACTAAATGAAATGAGAATTTCTCAGGGAGAATCTTTAACTTTAAAAAACGCTAAAAAGCTAAATGCTCAAACCCGCTCTGATATTGAAATCCCCATTGATAAGCACTTTCAAATGCTTGTCAACTGGGCAGGTAAATCTAATGACACATTTCTGCACGTGCCCTTTAGACACATATCATACTACTATGCCGTTATACGGGCAAAAGAAGAGGCGAGGAAATCAAACTATGAACTGACAGCAGAGGGTTTTAAGGCTCTTAAAACAACAATTAAAACAGCTATTGACGAGGAAAGCCTTGTCACTGGCGCGGAAAGTTCACAAATTTCTGAAAAAACCGCAAATGCCTGGTTTATATCTAAACTGATTGATTCAGGAGTTGACGACAATGTTGTCTTTGAAACTATGAAGCTCTATGACAATAACGGCAGCAGCCTTAAGAAAGACTTAAATGAAATCAGGGTTGCATACAATATTGAAAAAGTTATTACTCAGAAGCCCTCCATTACCTTTGAAGAGTTCAATAAAGTCTATCCACAAAATACAGATGCCCAACTTGTCTTTGAAATATTTAGAAATATTCATTCTTTTGCAAAAAAAGGACGATTAAGAGACATTTATCCGTACTACTTCCCACCGTTGCTACAAGTAAAAAATAATGGAGTTTTATCACCTTTTTCTCCGGTTGACCTTAACAACAAACTTTTCATAGCAGGTCTTACCGGCACCGGCACTATTGATCTTAATCCAACCCCTTTTGAAAAAAGCTCACCTATGGTCTCTTATCACCTAAATGCCATAAACACCATACTGACAGGTAATTTCCTGTGGCACGTTCCTGAGACTTATACTTATGCTATCACCATACTTCTTTCCATTATAACCGGCTTGCTTTGCAGTTTTTTAGTCCTTCAGATGGCTTTTCCAGCCTCAGCTGTCTTAGCCCTTAGCTATATCATTGTTACGTACAGATTGTGGGTTACAAAAGGGTACTGGTTTAATTGGGTGGTGCCAGTGGGGGCTATTGCAATTACATTTCTGGCTTTAGCGCTTGTGAGGTATGTGGAGGCATATTTTGAAAGAAAACTAATGAGACTAATGTTTTCCAAGATGGTTTCGCCATCTATTTTAAAGACGATGGAAAACAATCCTGACAAATTCGCTCTGACAGGTGAAAGAAAAGCCGTGACAACATTTTTTTCTCTTATACAAGGCATGTCGGATATTGTTAAAGATGTGTCTCCGGATGAACTGCCGGCCATACTGAGCATATATTTGTCTCCCAACAGCGAGATCATTACCAGCTATGACGGTTATATAGATAAGTACGAAGGACACGTCATCATGGCTGACTTCGGAGTCCCTCTGGATGACCCGCAGAGCGCTGTAAAGTGTGCCTTTGCCACTATCGAACAGAATCTTGACATAGAGGCTTTTAAAAGATTTGTTACCATGCGCTATGGGCGGCCAGTGTCTGTCTCGATGGGGTTTAATTTTGGATACGTTTCAGCGGGTAATATGGGATCTGAAGGAAAATTCCAGTACACCGTCATGGGGGATTCAGTTAACGTATCCGCACGGTTTATGGCTGCTAATTTTATCTATAACGCAAGAAATGCTCTGACAGGAAAAGACACCGTTCCTGAAATAAAAGACTACGTACACCTGAGGATGTTGGATAAGCTGCTGCTTAAAGGAAAAACAAAACCTACTGCAATATATGAGGTCCTTGGGTGGGTTACGGAGGCTTACAGAGATTTTCATAAATCCAAACCAGTTCCGCAATTTGTAAAGTATAACTGGTTAAAGTGCTCTGCCGAGAAGTTTTTCTGTTACAGGGATGTGTGGAAAAAACGTGCTAAGGACACAGGATTTGAATCAGCTGTTGAGATTTTCACCTTTTTTGACAATACCATACCTCTTGTCTCAGAGCTTTTAATAACTGAGTGGAGGATTGAATTTCTTGGTATAGTTATGGCTATGAGACAGCTCAGACATAGTATGGCAAATGTTTTTGGCCGTGAGTTTAAACCATTTCTGCCCAAAAATGATGTACTTTCCGACATTGTTACAGAACTAAGCAGCATGAAAAATTTGATTTCCGAGAGTGCTCATACGATAAAACACACCGATTACACTCTGAATGAGCTATCAGAAGAGTCTAACAACGTGTTAGCAAAAGCCAGTTTATTTCAAAATCGTTTTCTTTTAAAAGAAAATCCTGAAAGTGAAGTTATCATTGGCTGTATAAACGAAATGGAAAGATATATACAACAAGTTAAAGGCTCATCAGAGGCACAAATAAGAAAACTCAATGTATCTTTACTTAATTATCAGGCAAAGTTCAGGACTGTCGTAGAACAATTCTATGCAAAGCTTCAACTTAAGCCAGAGGTATATCATGAAATGGCTGCACATCTTGGCAGTCCTTCTGATGCGGTATTAAAGTCAAAAACGCACTACGAGGCAGGGTTGCAGTTGTATTTTCAGCGGAAATGGGATGAGGCTCTCGATATGTTTAAACTTTCGGCGGCAGTACTGCCGGGAGACCCTCCGGCTGAGTCTTTAATTAAAAGAATAGAGTTTTATAAGGAATCTCCTCCTCCGCCATCGTGGCAAGGTGAGTTTATCCAGACAAGGAAATGA
- a CDS encoding OmpH family outer membrane protein: MMKRFPLIAICVLVQVFTVFTVSAQSAESIKIGVFEIQRVIAEAKPVKQYQKRYDDTLSKKKVPFVQKEEELKKLKEKIDKADLKLEEKLKTEEQFTQKLKELKRQKEDLDQEVLKMEKWLKAQVFKDLNEIINEIGKKYDYTIIMEKNTGGIAYHKSSIDVTDKIIELYNQKQ; encoded by the coding sequence GTGATGAAGAGATTTCCACTGATAGCTATTTGTGTTCTTGTGCAAGTATTTACAGTGTTTACCGTTAGTGCACAAAGTGCTGAGTCTATAAAAATTGGAGTGTTTGAAATACAGAGAGTAATTGCTGAGGCTAAACCTGTAAAGCAATACCAGAAAAGATATGATGATACGTTATCAAAAAAGAAGGTTCCTTTTGTGCAAAAAGAAGAGGAACTTAAAAAGTTAAAAGAGAAAATTGACAAGGCAGACCTCAAACTGGAGGAAAAACTAAAAACAGAAGAGCAATTTACCCAGAAACTGAAAGAACTGAAAAGACAGAAAGAAGATCTCGATCAGGAAGTGCTCAAGATGGAAAAATGGCTGAAAGCCCAGGTGTTTAAAGACTTAAATGAAATAATAAATGAGATAGGGAAAAAATACGACTATACAATTATAATGGAGAAAAACACCGGTGGGATAGCTTACCACAAGTCATCTATTGACGTGACAGATAAAATTATAGAATTGTATAACCAAAAACAATGA
- a CDS encoding tetratricopeptide repeat protein: MVNIKVSGVALKRAVSICVLILLLGLSPNALHGATDYISEGIEQFKAENYEEALELLKKAQQEQPATSVISYYLGITFKKIGDLKSAEKYLKESLHYVPPMKEAYVELIGTLYVSNKLEEALQWIQKAENNDVVPGQIAFLKGLVLLKDDDNSEAITAFKKAKELDPTVAQTADFQLAIAYGRERRFDEASSYLDNVVAADPKSDTATFAKEYQKELAKGKEMFKPWQVTIGMSYRYDDNVLDKPVDDIPGLIITGEKDSAILNMLRVDYRPNLGSKWFLNAQYNFLSTVYFKNETHNLYVNSLTLNPGYNLKNSAVSFPISFTHAVLRDTPYMYSLSVKPTYSWVFKPNNIVQMYMGIEKLKMMGQVFAPEENRDADRYLTGLGYVYAFSKGLGMLNIKYDYSFDNTLGSNWVNEGHKFNVGLVVPVKEKTLTGILTGEAFFQRYSNVNDVFYVMRRDDSYTGGASLIWQVMKNVTVNFNFTHSDVKSNVFIYEYIRNMYTAGIEYKL, from the coding sequence GTGGTAAATATAAAAGTGAGTGGAGTTGCTCTTAAGAGAGCAGTAAGTATATGTGTTTTGATTTTGCTTCTGGGATTAAGTCCCAATGCTTTACATGGAGCCACAGACTATATATCTGAAGGAATAGAGCAGTTTAAGGCTGAGAATTACGAGGAGGCGTTGGAGCTGTTAAAAAAAGCCCAACAGGAGCAACCTGCCACCTCAGTTATATCTTATTATCTGGGGATTACTTTTAAGAAGATAGGTGATTTAAAAAGTGCGGAGAAGTATCTTAAAGAATCACTCCACTATGTACCCCCGATGAAAGAGGCCTATGTGGAGCTGATAGGAACCCTGTATGTCTCAAATAAACTTGAAGAGGCGCTGCAGTGGATACAAAAAGCAGAAAATAACGATGTAGTACCAGGACAGATTGCGTTTTTAAAAGGGTTGGTGTTGTTAAAAGATGATGATAACTCTGAGGCCATAACTGCATTTAAAAAAGCTAAAGAGCTTGATCCAACAGTGGCTCAGACAGCAGATTTCCAACTGGCTATAGCGTATGGCAGGGAGAGACGATTTGATGAAGCCTCCAGCTATCTGGACAACGTGGTAGCAGCTGATCCGAAATCTGATACGGCTACATTTGCAAAGGAGTATCAAAAGGAGTTAGCAAAAGGCAAGGAGATGTTCAAGCCGTGGCAAGTTACTATTGGTATGTCTTACAGGTATGACGACAATGTGTTAGACAAACCCGTTGATGATATTCCTGGGTTAATAATTACAGGGGAAAAAGACAGCGCCATATTAAACATGCTTAGAGTGGATTATCGTCCAAACCTTGGCAGCAAATGGTTTCTCAATGCTCAATATAATTTCCTTAGTACGGTTTATTTTAAAAATGAGACCCATAATTTATATGTAAATAGTTTAACTTTAAACCCAGGATATAATCTCAAAAACTCTGCAGTTTCATTTCCCATCTCCTTCACACATGCTGTACTGAGAGATACGCCCTACATGTATTCTTTATCTGTTAAGCCTACTTACAGTTGGGTCTTTAAGCCTAACAACATAGTGCAAATGTATATGGGTATTGAGAAGCTTAAAATGATGGGACAGGTATTCGCTCCTGAAGAGAACAGGGATGCGGACAGATACCTAACTGGTCTGGGTTATGTGTATGCTTTTTCCAAAGGCCTCGGCATGCTTAACATAAAGTACGATTACTCCTTTGATAACACCTTAGGCAGTAATTGGGTAAATGAAGGACATAAGTTCAATGTTGGACTTGTTGTTCCTGTTAAAGAAAAAACTCTTACAGGCATACTTACAGGTGAGGCATTTTTCCAAAGATACAGTAATGTAAATGATGTGTTTTATGTTATGAGGAGGGATGATTCTTATACGGGTGGTGCAAGTCTCATTTGGCAAGTCATGAAGAATGTTACTGTCAACTTTAACTTCACACATTCAGATGTTAAATCTAATGTTTTCATTTACGAATACATACGAAACATGTACACTGCCGGAATTGAGTATAAACTTTAG
- a CDS encoding FecR domain-containing protein, with protein sequence MKNRKIGLIIVFLLLSLVFIGQLHADNSVGKVTAIDGTVDVLRGGKLPAVVLKVGDLISEQDVLRTKSKSKAEIMFNDGSIVRLAENTRVDINEFKVTDGVYHAKLALPRGKVQAIVQKSIASRLAGAKSSDHFEIHTPNAVAGVRGTDWQTSFNSNTGTDIRTADGSVGVKSTEISGSPEVKVNAGQKTSVALGQAPSAPTTMTQSEKNSYGKDTTPAPKSSSSGGSGGSGGSGGTGGSGGSGGSGGSGGSGGQGSSGSSGSSGSSGSSGSSSGSSGSSSGSSGSSSGSSDSSSGSGSSGSSSGSSGSSSGSSGSSSGSSDSSSGSSGSSSGSSGSSSGSSDSSSGSSGSSSGSSGSSSGSSGSSSGSSGSSDTTGNGTGNGTGTGTGTGTGTGTGTGTGTGTGTGTGTGTGTGTGTGTGTGNIPTVTTSLTTTTALTTTTALTTTTALTTTTALTTTTALTTTTALTTTTALTTTTALTTTTAPATTTALTTTTAPATTTALTTTTAPTTTTTTTASTTSTTTTTTSGGGGGGGETTTTTTATTTTALFTSSVTKDSYYGFYGVSLDSYPYNNGTSDGVSGTLTGAFPSDTSTITTESVTASGTYSNANTTMYPLWLSSISGSYSGYTVSGYLAGVKGSDGSPNDLYADFAGIYYGTDGSGAMVSYYNGSGGITGSFNNSGGWSGNGNLTYVPINVSDAYYGVSFSHGFIYEGIDSIAFAHNMYSGYESAYDNQYGGLANLYSYGPGYSLVSINGNTNGVYYGNVYSTYVDSNNKSVIYSGGLLGSLTSYDDGLGGNANVIEFGSVGIYMDVATFLNLACGNSTGASGCSTSSAISSLSYLNLPSVEIGRTTLTGSLSINGDYMNITLGNVVFFASSSGSAPSIYTIGSVTGSYSFSSYLTSSNITSKEIVFGNSDGLTLYWHFYKWATGSWAALIGDSTTNADLSSGGYLNGSTWSGNVNMYGVASGSYADGSLSGNGAGIVSVPFISLVTTPISTTIEKVSHTLTRKTGDIR encoded by the coding sequence ATGAAAAACAGAAAAATTGGTTTAATTATCGTATTTTTACTACTGAGTTTAGTTTTCATCGGACAGTTACATGCCGATAATTCTGTCGGAAAAGTAACTGCAATTGATGGTACCGTTGACGTGCTTCGAGGCGGGAAACTTCCTGCAGTAGTACTTAAAGTGGGAGATTTAATAAGTGAACAGGATGTACTTAGAACCAAGAGTAAGTCAAAGGCTGAGATAATGTTCAATGATGGCAGTATCGTAAGGCTTGCAGAAAATACACGAGTTGATATAAACGAGTTTAAGGTAACGGACGGAGTATATCATGCTAAGTTAGCCCTTCCAAGGGGTAAGGTACAAGCTATTGTGCAAAAGAGTATAGCTTCTCGCCTTGCAGGAGCTAAGAGCTCTGACCATTTTGAAATCCACACCCCTAACGCAGTTGCCGGAGTCAGAGGAACAGACTGGCAAACCTCTTTTAATTCCAATACCGGTACGGATATTAGAACTGCAGACGGTAGCGTAGGGGTAAAAAGTACAGAGATTTCAGGCAGTCCGGAGGTAAAAGTAAATGCGGGGCAAAAAACCTCTGTAGCTCTGGGACAAGCGCCTTCAGCTCCAACCACAATGACACAATCTGAAAAGAACAGTTACGGTAAAGATACAACGCCGGCACCTAAATCCTCCAGCAGCGGTGGCAGTGGTGGCAGTGGTGGCAGTGGAGGCACTGGTGGTAGCGGTGGCAGTGGAGGTAGTGGTGGTAGTGGTGGCAGCGGAGGACAGGGTTCATCTGGATCCTCAGGGTCATCCGGTTCATCTGGATCATCAGGGTCATCATCCGGTTCTTCTGGATCATCATCAGGCTCTTCTGGATCATCATCAGGCTCTTCTGACTCGTCATCGGGATCAGGTTCATCCGGATCATCATCTGGCTCTTCAGGCTCATCGTCCGGTTCATCCGGATCATCATCTGGCTCTTCTGACTCATCCTCTGGCTCTTCAGGGTCATCGTCCGGTTCATCCGGATCATCATCTGGCTCTTCTGACTCATCCTCTGGCTCTTCAGGGTCATCGTCCGGATCTTCAGGGTCATCGTCCGGATCTTCAGGGTCATCATCCGGATCTTCTGGTTCGTCTGACACAACAGGTAATGGCACAGGTAATGGTACTGGCACAGGTACTGGCACGGGCACAGGTACTGGCACGGGCACTGGCACGGGCACTGGTACGGGCACTGGTACGGGTACGGGTACTGGCACTGGCACTGGTACGGGTACGGGTACTGGCAATATACCTACTGTGACAACATCACTTACTACAACAACAGCACTTACAACAACAACAGCACTTACAACTACAACAGCACTTACAACTACAACAGCACTGACTACAACAACAGCACTTACAACTACAACAGCACTTACAACTACAACAGCATTGACAACTACAACAGCACTGACTACTACAACAGCACCAGCCACAACAACAGCACTTACAACGACAACAGCACCGGCCACAACAACAGCGCTTACAACTACAACAGCACCGACAACAACCACCACAACCACAGCATCTACTACCTCTACGACAACCACAACAACATCTGGAGGAGGTGGTGGTGGCGGAGAGACAACCACAACTACAACAGCTACGACAACAACAGCGCTATTTACCTCATCTGTTACAAAAGACTCATACTATGGTTTTTACGGTGTCTCATTGGACTCATACCCTTACAACAATGGAACATCAGATGGCGTCTCAGGGACTTTAACAGGTGCGTTTCCATCCGATACATCGACGATAACTACTGAATCTGTGACAGCCTCCGGTACGTATTCAAATGCAAACACCACTATGTATCCACTTTGGTTAAGTTCGATAAGCGGCTCATATTCTGGGTACACTGTGTCGGGTTATTTGGCTGGAGTTAAAGGAAGCGATGGTAGCCCTAATGATCTATACGCTGATTTTGCTGGTATCTATTATGGTACCGATGGCTCTGGAGCAATGGTCTCGTATTATAACGGTTCAGGCGGTATAACCGGAAGCTTCAACAACAGTGGGGGTTGGTCAGGAAACGGCAATCTAACCTATGTTCCAATCAATGTGTCAGACGCTTATTATGGAGTATCTTTCAGCCATGGCTTTATCTATGAAGGAATAGATAGTATTGCTTTTGCGCACAATATGTACTCAGGGTACGAATCTGCATATGATAACCAGTACGGAGGGCTTGCGAATCTGTATAGTTATGGTCCTGGTTATTCACTGGTTTCCATTAACGGTAACACTAATGGTGTATATTACGGCAACGTATATTCAACCTATGTTGACTCAAATAATAAATCTGTGATATACAGTGGAGGGTTGTTAGGTTCACTGACATCCTATGATGATGGATTAGGTGGAAACGCAAACGTAATTGAGTTTGGAAGTGTAGGAATCTACATGGACGTTGCAACGTTTTTAAATCTTGCTTGTGGAAACAGTACAGGAGCCTCGGGCTGTTCCACATCATCAGCCATAAGCTCACTCAGCTATTTAAACCTGCCTTCTGTTGAGATTGGAAGAACAACTCTTACTGGTTCTTTATCGATCAACGGAGATTATATGAATATAACGTTGGGGAATGTAGTGTTTTTTGCCTCCTCCAGCGGTTCAGCCCCATCAATATATACGATAGGGAGTGTGACAGGTTCCTATTCTTTTAGCAGCTATCTAACAAGTTCAAATATAACCAGTAAAGAGATAGTTTTTGGTAATTCAGATGGACTAACACTTTATTGGCACTTTTATAAATGGGCAACTGGTAGTTGGGCAGCGCTTATAGGAGATTCAACGACTAACGCAGACCTTTCCTCAGGGGGATACCTAAATGGCAGTACATGGTCAGGCAACGTGAATATGTACGGTGTAGCCTCAGGTTCGTACGCTGACGGCAGCTTATCAGGAAACGGTGCAGGGATAGTGTCCGTCCCATTTATTTCTTTAGTGACGACACCAATATCTACGACAATAGAGAAGGTGTCTCATACATTAACTAGAAAAACAGGAGATATCAGATGA